A window of Megachile rotundata isolate GNS110a chromosome 11, iyMegRotu1, whole genome shotgun sequence genomic DNA:
AACCCAGAATCGTGCAAAGGAAATTCATCGTAGTTCGCTGATCCCAAGTAAAACTCGGGGTAAGAATCGCTAAGATGCTGATGCTGCGTAAAGAAGATAGCGCAGCGCGGTGACGGTGCGTCGTGAAGGGGCTGGGCTCGTGAAACACAAAACTTAAAGACAGGATATGAAAGAACTAGGAAGAAACGGTTTTGATTCAGGAACCGTAAGAGACAAGTATGGTTCCACATCTCCAGGGCGCTCTGACCCACAACACATGGACGTTACGTAAAAAAAGTGAAGCCCGTATCGagcaaaaaaaatgaataaataaattaaacaaacaatagaaacaaaacgaataaaaaaaaaaattgttgcgCATACCGTGTGCGCCGCCTGCCCCCTACTCACGCACACCTCACCGAATAAACaacaacaattaaaatattattagataAGAAAAAACTGTAATTAGAGAAACTCGACGTGTCATCCATCACGGGTTCTTAACTATCTTTTTAACTCTTGgcagattaaataatttttcgttTGAATCGTGTCTCGATACGACCTCGCAATCCACCAACCGCTTTGCGCTCACGCATCCATGTGCTACAGGTCAGTACAGGCTAGTACTATATACAGCTATCAGATTTCACTGTTTTTCTTTCGTGTTTCTAAGCGACTCGTTTGAAAGCAACGTTTAACGTTCAAATTATATTAATCGTTTGATCGTAATCATTTTAGAACATCACAGTCATTGTGTTCCACAGTACACCTTTATAATTCATCTTTCAATCGAAACACCTGGGCTAAAATCCTAACGCTTTTTATTCGCACGTGCTTCGTGTTAGTTTCTCTTCACGTGTGGTTGCTAACTTCAAGCAAGTGCCGGTGTTAATATTagtgatattttatattatgacgTAGACGAAGCACAATTAAAAACAAGTATTTCAATTGCACATACACAGTTGCTTTACGAAGCAAGAGAAGTTACACTCATCGTTATACGGTGTTATGACACATATTGTACAGCATTTATGTATCGTGTTAACAAAAAACAGGATGTAACTCTTAATTAATGTTTCAGGGGAGTGAAAGACAGTGGAGGAACCAATTCGTATACCATTGGACAACTGCTAATCGAGGTTAAATCAGAAGGAATTTTCAGTATCAAATCCCTTTCCAGTtgctgaaatattaattaagaattgcgggacaccctgtatacgtaaTAGGTTATAAGATTTAGTCCTTTTCATGATGAAAGCTATACACCGTGAATCTAGTGAATCTTTGAATCTCTTTGTCGAAGCGTCGTTATTCCCGTGACATCCACGTGAAAACGTCAGGATAACACAAGCAATGTGAAACACAAATGACATGTGATTACTAGAGTGCCACGGACAGAATGCTTACgtaaaaagaaaatgtatgGAAACGGATGAtagttatatataaataatctaGTAGCCAGCACCCTGCAAATTGAAcgcaaataaaaaagaaaaacgcaGTATTCTCAGTGTAACAGGTTTACATTTATTGTCTCGATCTCCCCTGGCTTAGgcatatattaataaatgtaatatttatcgCCGTATTCACTTGATGTGTGTATCGTGTGtctgtatgtgtgtgtatgtatatccGTGTGTGCGTGTGGCTTACAACTTGGGCCTCTGTTAAAAAGTAAATCGACGAGTATACCCATGGTGCGCTTTTACGCATAATTTGATCGAAGCACGCTCTCTCGAATTACTTCGAAATTAACCTCTCTGAATATAGCTCACGACGAGTCGTGTTACAAAGCAACAAAAAAGGACTACTGCTTTTATCATCGTTAAcaattttctctttctttctctctctccctctctctctctcactctcactctttctctgtctgtctgtctgtctctcctaTTTTGGCTTTCGTCGTTCGAACTTCGAACCCGTGAACGTGTCTTATCTCGAACGTTTCATTTCCTCGCGATAAACGTATTTCTCTGTACTCTGAGagaaattattatgtatatacatgATCCCATTAATATAGTGCTTTTCTTTTTAACTTTAAAACGTAATGGGACATCTTACACCAATTAAATGTACTAAGTCGATACAAACGAATGTAAGTTATCTCTTTCGTGTATATGTTTCCTATTTAGTTTCTCCGATTAAAAATACGCATTCAATTGGCACGGTGAACACCCCGGAACAACGGCAAGCATTCACATTGTTTttacgataataataataatagtaataataataataattatattaataataataaaaataataatattaataatatcaataattacaaaatatcgaAAGCTGAAAGTCTTCTTTTACTCGTTAAATTTGGCAAAAGAAGCAGTAGAATATACATACATTGTCCGACTAGTTTACCGATCATTTCCTGTCGTTAACCTCAAATAGTTTTCCCGTGACTAACTGTATATTAGTAATACCGAAGAATCGCGAATATCGTCTAATTCTTATATGTTTCAGTACAGTGATATttgttttttttacaaaaaagttCTTATTCAATTATATAGTAtcgttaaaaatgtatatttcgaaaatttgtgtTACGCGTGTACGTGCGAAAGAGAGAAATATACGTAACTGAAGATCCCAGCATAATAAACTGGGTTTACATGTTTGTGCAATTTGCAGAAAATTACTTGTGCAATCGAAACTGTCCAAGTATTACGTCCGAAGAACTATTGTGCCACATAATCAGAACGCGGTCAAATATTCAACACACGCTACACCTTCAACTTTTATCTATATTTTAACCAATAAAAATAAAGTCAACGTTAGATAGACGGTATAAGGGTTTATACTAAACAAACAAACGTTCGTCTTTCGCCGACCTCGGAAAAATTCAAGTATAGATGGGAAACAAACACGTTGAATTTAGACGAAATGGGGGAAGAACGAACACGTGTTCGCCTAATGTAAACGCGCCGTAAATCGAACGAGCGACGttggaaaaaataaaaagtattttagAAGTGAAACGAATGGAAAAATTAATCCGGATAAATTGGTATTAAATTGTGGTCAGTGCAAATTACATGAGCGTGTACACCCAGCTTGAGATGCGGCACCTTGGCGCCAAGAAAATCGTTTTCGTGAAAGTCACAATACACTATCGATTAATCTTCGGAACCATCATCGATCTTGCCGGTGCTCTCAGAGCATGCACTCGCAATGGGCGCTTTCTCTGCCTCCCTCTCTcgctttttctttctctttgtgTTTACATAATTCGATCAatacttttctttaaatattttaagttaatttttaacGTAACTAACAGCAGCACATCATAGTCCGGTACTGACCTATAACCATTACGGACGGATGGATTCCGGGAGGTTCGCACGATATATTATCTATTCTCTTCGATTATCGGCCcgtatatttttattctttcttttttcacaCTCATTCATTTAGGTTCAGTACTTATACCGTCTACGACTCTTATTCCATACAAAAATAGGTTACGTTATATATATAGTGTCTATATATATATGCGTATATCATGCGCACGTTATATATATAACATTTTCTTTATAAGTTTTTTCCAAGTACTTTTTTGTTAAGTTAATCGCATGACCATTCGCTTCGCAATACTCAACgaaattagtattattatttaaaagaaaaaaaatttatattgctGTTCTTTATAAAAGAGAAGTCGATTAAAAGAGGAACTTTTTACAATGAAAATTTTCTAGGAACTTGACAAATTCGTTGCTTTTAATTACTAATATATGCTTTCGTTATTCTATTtactagatttttattatattcattgcTGAAACAATGTGTCAAAAGCAAACGGTACATACAAATGCATTTTGACTATGTCAACCTCTTTTCAATTCGATTCAGCTCTATCAAGAACCATCGTTTTATGGTTAGGTTCGATAGTAATCGATCGtgtaatcgtatgactagaTTGGTATGCGTTCGTTAACTTTAACATTTTACATCGATGTGCgtactttactattttttttttctcaatTGGAAAAAGTAAAGGATGTTTATACTTTTTCAACCAAGGCACTAGCGGAAATGCGCCTGTTAAATCTAACGTGTCGTTGATCATGTCCGCAAAGTATTGCGATGTTAATGGCTGCGAATCGATAGTGCGCGAACTTGCTTCTATCAGTAGTGAATTTTCTGAGCAAACAGTGGAGGGACTCGGTATGAGTTCGGCAAATTTGATCACCTCATTACAGAGTTTTGCAATTCGTTCAAATTCTAttcgaataaataaacaatttaaaatcaccttcATAGGTAAACATCTGTATATGCGTGATTCGAAACCTTTTTACAACCTCTTACCTGTCATGGATTCGTATTGTACCATTTTCTGACCTAATACTGACAGAATTCTAACTCTATAATGGGATGAAAAATAAGCCGGTTGCTAGCCGGCAAGCTAGCGGTGCGATTAATAGAAAGACAGTAAACCAAAAgcataaaaaaaaggaagaaaaaaaaaaagaaaaaagaaaaaggataGGATAGAAAACAGTATTAGAAATTGATTAACAATTATGCGATTGATAATCACAGTAGTTCGTGTTTTTCAGGCACCTTTGCTTACAAGCTAAtgttcaaataaatataaataataaacgttAGCATTGACACGAATCGatacaaaaaaaaatgatatcGTACTgtcaataataaaatgtatagaaatattcgtataaaaaaaaaataataaaataaaataaagaaagaaattaataaaaatcctaATCTGCAACCTTGTGAGTATTTAGCAaagcatatatatatgtaacgtgtatatatatacttttaaatatttatatagtgTATGTTGCGCGCGCGCATGTAATGATGATGATTCAAGTATTATAGTTCTGTTAATAGTAACGTAATGAGCACTTAAATGCTAACCTAATTGATTAGGAGTGAATAATGCGTAGTCGCGAATAGTCTATGTgttgttttttcttttctctttcgttCTCTATGTTGCTACGAGCGAAAATTGTGCTTGAGCCATTGACGAAATCGTTTACGAATCGCGTACCACGTGATGACGTACGCGCACTTAAAATTCAGGGTTTGCGTATGATCCTTTTCCACATTGCGTGTGATTAACCGGAAATCTACGGCATCTACGAACTCGAGGCTGGATCCAAGGCGACTTGACTTTTTAAAAAAACTGTCGGGAATACAGAAGGCGCACGTGCGAGATTACTGATTACTCTTTCGATTTAAAAACCTACTCATTATCCGAAATAACGATTACAAAAGAACACCGTATTTGCGCGCTCGTTAAAGAAGTCgattatactatattatatgaGGTTTCCCGTAAAGCGTATCGTACTTCAAAACAAACAAAAAGATTCTCTGAAACGATTTTTGACTTCAGCTCTTTATTGTAACTATAACCTCACCAGTTATCACAGGTTATTTAACTTTAAATCTAAGATTGTATCTTTCAATTTGTAATTCAAAATCAGTTGTCAAAAATCATTGCTTAATTTAAGAATCTCTTTGTTATCGTACACAATACACTTTATGAAGTTTTGCATATCATTAGACGAAAGTTGTTCCGTATTGTTCTTTAAATATAAAGTGAGTAGAAAAACCTTGAAACATTTTAAGCGTGGACACTATTTAGCAACATTACTTTGAACAAAGAAAAGATTGAGATTTGTTGCCACAATAAActatattctttttatataattacgGAAACTTGTATTGTACTTAAACGTTCCATGATTTTTGTGCCCACTTTGCGTTTGCATCATTAGCCATActgttagtatgataatagttAGATACAATTTGAGCCAAACAGTTACAACATTAGATGCAAGTGGgtaatctaaattaaatttcccaaaaagcCTATATTATTAAACACGACATGtcgaatttttgtaaaaatgttgaTACTTTAGATAAGCATTAACCAGATTGTTGAAACAAGCTTGTGGATAAGCCCTCTAATGTAATAAAacccaaattatttttaatgagaTATATAAGTAATTGACGTACTGATGGAAGCACCTGAATCTGTTAATTGCCGAATAATTAGAAGAAAGGTAGGTTCCGATATGGACTTATATGGTTTTCGATCGCCATTTAACCATTTCAGACAAACATGTGTTAGGAACAAGTCTTTTATGCAACTTTGAAGTCTTAATATTTAAGTTAATGATCAATATCAAATAAGCCCATGTTATGAACATAATACACGATATTATTTTGAAACTATTACTGCTTTTTAAGTTTTGCAATAAGGTGTATTTAAAGATATACGTTTCAGGTAATAAATCTAACTCTTTTAAAAACAGAATCAAAGCGTTAGGAAGTAAACTATAAACAAcagttaattcaaaaatttataaaagttgattatttattaaatatttaacagaaattaatacatataaGTCCATACTAACACGTCGAGTAACTGCcatagatttgagaattgttaAAAAACCTACTAATACTTACATTTTCACCAGGACCTCCAAAACCACCCAGATTATAGTCACCCATTCCACTTCCACTGTCTTCTCGTGGTGTTCCAGGGCCACCATTAGCCGGACTATTTTTCATTCCATCAAGACCATCACCATTGAGAACAGGACCCATTGTGTTTGGGCCCATAGGGCCCATTGGACCTCCTTCTGGTCCCCCACTCATTGGAAAATCCTGATACATAACacgaattacatttttttaattcaatatcctttcattaaatattcattGAAACATCAATTAATTATGacagtataaaataataagtacaaGATATACTTACACCAGGCATATTTCCTCCAGGTACAGGTTTCATCATGGTATACATATTTTCGCCGCCGCTATTACTACTATCTTGTGGGCTGGGCATAATTGGTGTACCTGGGCCTGGAGGACCCGTTGAACCGGGTGGGCCTCCATAATTACCCGGCGATGATGATGAATAATTCATTGGCtagaataaaagtaaaattctcGTCACAATGccaatatttattttgatatatttgcCAAGATTATATACTTTAAAAAACTAAacgtattttaataaataatttgaaacgtaCCGTGGATGTGTTAGGTTGCCACTGTTGTCTGCCACCTGCCATACTCATTGGTGGCATTCCTGGACCTCCCGGACCTCCTGGACCTAAACTACTGTTAGGCGGTGGTCCCCTCATTCCTGGCCCATAACTTCCTGGTCCCATTGGAGCCATTCCTGGACCTCGTGGAGGATTCATTCTTGGATTCATGGGATTCATACCTGGTGGAGCTATTAACAAAAACACTTTTTGATTTATATGTCTCTGaacacattaatattaatactgttCTAGTTTCATGTTAATACTAAATGCTAATCGTGAATCTTTGGACGAACGGCAAATCATGTAATTCTAAATTATCATGATATTTGataatattgcaatatttgCTTGCTTATTCTGAAGTTCTTTAACTTCAAATCATGCTTTGCCGAAGTCAAATATATAGTAAAGCGAGTGGATATCATGCTGAATTGGTAATGTGCATCTACACGAAGTAATGAAGTGAAAAGCCCATGCGAAGGATAAAGACAGTGCTACCAAGTAACTTTTACAAGTCTCTGTGCTTCAAAGACACAATATACAACAGCACAATGTATGACAAATACATAACAAACaagacaatcattcaattattacCTATTTAGACAAAGAATATTATACAGCGATACTGGTACTGAATTGGTATTTGACTGATTATGAAATTACTTCcatataaatgatataaaatctcaattaataatttgacattGTTAGGTACTAGTGTTGTAGAGAATTTATACTGACATAATATTTCACATGAAAGGAAGCAACTGTTTAGTGTTTTATCACATAAAaaaaagttgataaattttgtTAGCCACATGTTCAATACATTGCACGTAGTAATAAACAGTTATATGTTAACGGTATTATTGAAGATATACTTTGGattacttattaattatttacatgaaAACTGTGAAACTTTGGCTCTTAATATAttcttgttaaaaattaaacacgTTTTCTAACGCACTATATTGTAATTGACAAACTGGATGCAAGATCGGGTGAGCAAGTATTATACAAAGAAACAAAGCTAGTGCAATTATTCATATATGtgaaaacaaaaatttcttaaacgagcaggagaaaaaataaaagttaGGCTTGACTAAGTCATGTGAGTGTGATTTGGTTGCTGGGTTGCTTCCTACCTTGCCACCCTACAAATTCTCCAGCTTCGCCTGAGGAACACAAGAGCACACATTAGTACGGCAGGTAGGTAAGGTCAGGTTGATGGCGGTAAGGTCTAGTTACTTTGCGGTCGCATAGTGAATAcagttgtaaatatattttaactgtGAAAATACATGTTTACAGCATGTACTAACAAATCTTACATAGGAATGCAAGTTGAGCCAAAACAACTTTCTATTACTCTATATTATATttccttttaatttatttcatcaaATAAAGATTATTTAAAGCGCTTAAAAACTAACTGAATAATTTCATTTCTGATGTTATATACAATGCTGTACAACAATGAACTGTAGAAGAACAGAAGTAGAAAATTCTCAATGATTGAAATAACACGGAGAAatcattatataaaaaaattttcattttatattatttttaaaatgtttaagctatctaaaaaattatatatttatgtagaaATATATATGTTTGTTAATGTAATAAGGAGAACAGGAATATTTAGCTTATGCATCGAATTATATCAAATATGGAGTTctaattataattgtttaatttaaaaaaactacACCACTGCATGTAACTAGACAATTCAAAAACCAATCCACTCCACATCACAGCAATCCAATCCACtttaaataattacttatttatttattgctgtgTGGTTTTTGGTATGCATGCGTCTATGCCATTCTCCTCTcgcaattattatcaatgccaGAAAAAAAATCAATATGAATCTAGCATATAATGGAGCTCTTACCTTGCCTAGTTGGATCCATACTATTTGGCATCATTGGTTGCCCTGGCGGCTATACAAacacaaatatgtaaataattttgttcaaagTACATGTACAATGTTTgcactttcaaaattattatacatacccCATTGAAATCATTCCCCATTTGTGGCATACGTACTCCAGGCCTTGGACCAGCTGGATACCGGGGACCCAAGAACTGCAACAAGTTAGGAAAGTAATACATTAAGTAAATGATGACTCAAGACGAATTGCATAGGTAAAAACGACGAATATTAGATCGTAGCTTTTTGTTATTATCACGTAATTAACACACCAGGCAGCCACAACAAGCATTTTGTTACATTTGGCCATATAACGTATGCGCTTTGATGAAAGTCATCATAGTGCATATTATAAATGTGTGAGATATTGGTGTGCAAATAGGATTGTAAACAATAAGGGCTCATATTCAACAATAAGTTAAAGTAAATTATGATGTACATTTACAACAAATCTTACCTTAAAATAAGCCATTGTAATAGAAACATAACTAACCTTTACATAGTTACAACGTTAGAAAATCCTTTGCTTACCGTACACTTTtgatgttatatttttattaaactctaggtgttttttatatataacaaatatgtgattgtaagatattgttttaattttcaatgtatcaagtgttcaaattgtacaaatatattaaGACATTATATTCATTTAAGTACTTTGACCGCACCATATGTAAGTTCTGTGGTGGACTTTAAATATATGGGTTGAACATTGTGAAGTAGAAGTAATTTGAATAGGAAAAAAAGCAACTTTGAGCAAACAATCATAGGTACAGAATGATACGGTGTAATGATAGTGGATCGAGTGATTTTTCATGAGTGATAGTGTATGTGTTGAATGAGGCTTACCTGAGTGGACATCATCTGCGAGTGTGGGGGCGGGGGTGGCTGGGGGTGCTGGGGGGATGGCTGTGATGAGGGGTGTGTGGGCGGAGATGGTCGCATTGTCGAGTTGTTCTGCAACAAGCAACGCAAACGACAGACATGTAGCAACACTGCGATCCAGGCAACAGCTAGACTAGAAGGCTTGGGTATGATCGTGTTAATACTATGTTGGTCAGCaccttaaaattctaaaagttataattacgaaaatacagtaataaattaaactttcaTATTATAAAGTTTACATTTTATCataatgattgtgtaattcaatTATTTCGTAATTACCACTTTATACATAgaataagaatttaataatgaatGCCTGAGAGAATCTCATTTCACTTTGAAATAGAAAAGTAGATAGTAAGTTTCAAAAATATGATACCTTATCAAATATACTACATATTTCAAAGTGAAACTTCGtcgtttttattttagtttcaatATCATTAGCTTAACATGACTCGAAGGATAGTTTGACCAAGCAATATACGCATAACTAAGAAACTTTTTTACCTACATATGTTGTTATCTCAATATAATGATAAGCGGTCAACGAGGATACCTTAGTAATATTTAGTTCTAACTATTCGTGGACCGCTTGTATCGAATACTAAGCTACTATCTAAGCAGGCTTTTATGTTAGATATATTAGAATTTGAAAGAGTGTAACCTTAGCTGACATATATATTGATTTAAGATAAAATCAATGTATTATCCTAAATGTCGGTACATGCtgctatttataaaatttttaataaaaactgtaatatttattattagagTATGAGAGCAAAACGAAGTCCTATATCAAGAAAAAAAGTACTAGCATAAAATACTAGATATATTTTGTATACCTGAATAAATTACTCATAATTACTAAGACCAAAATTGATACAATGTTAAGTGAAAATTAGGTCAGCACAAGGTAAAACACTATCATTTATATGTATACCTACTATACAagtattaaaagtattaaaactAAAGCTATTATCTAACATCTATACAACTCTTTTCTGATAAACTTTTGAAACCTGCTTTATGCAGAAAGGACATCAGAGAGTGAAAATGGTAGAGGAACGCACATACAAGTGTTAGATACATAGCAGAGAGAAAATAAGTACATAGATACAGTGTAGACAAGCATGACATGAGAATCTTATTTGAATGTACACTTGTTtcaaaactaatatatattcAGTTAGTTtgtgtacattttatatttatcaaaaGAATGTAGTTCTTCCatgtaaatgaaatatttgtaataactatttacattattattctATATTAACCAGACATAATAGGATATAAAATGTTACATATTTATGTTAAACAATGTTGCTGTGATGTCTTCTGTGACTTACTACcactaaaatttatatattatgattattttatttatatatacatccTACGTTTTATTTGAACATCTATGTTCGGTTATATTAAAAGCTTTGAATCAAGTGTAGGACTATAATGAATGAAAATTGTAACTAGGCATAACAATGGtaacaaatatacatatttatgtatatacacGTAAGTATTTGTGATGTGTTTATATACAGTCAACATGTCtgatttcattaaaataaacgTTGTAATGCTAACTCTTCTTTTTTCTTATACTTAAAGAccaaattgttattatatgtaacttcaataatttgtaatgaattttatattatataataatgtttgataatgataatattGTATCTCTGTAGGAAAAATACGCGTTTATTATCTTTCCCCCTTCCTCCTcttcacatatacacatatgcatgtaCGTATAAAGTCTAGTTAATATAAATAGACatgttcttcaaaataaaatggGCATGTTCCACAGAGAGGCATTAATTATGCTATATATtacaatctgagaatttgaaattatgtAGTTGTAACAGAAtaataacaaagaaaataaaaagaaaagtaaaaagtatatacttttttcatttttaaaagataaattattgtattaaaaacaCACGTTTTAATGTAGATTTAAATAATacgtaaaatataacaaattacgaatcaaataaattaatatttcgcgTAATTCTTCAGTTTATCACGTACAGATTattcgaaaaaaaaattaaacataaatatataagtagtttaaaaatataaaaaaaaaaaacttactGAGAAGAAAGCAGGAGGCATTGGACCACCAGGCATGCCATCATTGGGTGGCATTTGTCCTATGGGGGAAGGTGCTGGACCAGCATTCTGTAATGATCTTATAGTTATCTACTAACCAAATTAATACCTAACTGGATGCAAGAAGTATTAAATACTTTatgcatttaaatttatataacaaaaCTTACATGAGCAATACCATTGACTCCATAACCACTGTTTACAAAACCCTGTTAACAaagtttttatattaaaatttgcatataTTCATGGTAAAAGAATTGTATCATTATACAATAATACTAACATAGTCGTGAAAAGCTTTTGCTTCGCTACTGTGTTCACAAGACTCCCGCCGTTCTGGTGCCGCAGAATATAAGTCCCAAAATACactgaaataatttgaaatgataacaattatatttgtaatatttatttatggatGATTCTTTAATTATGTCCATTACTATATGCTAATATTGTGTATAATGCTTACCACCACCAGGAATGTAGAAACCCAGGTGGTTCTCCAAGTGTGATATTTTTTTCCCATCGTATCTACACAACAAAACAGaacaaatatgtaataaaaatataataccaagactttctataaatttcattagatctttaaattatttttaaatgtttacctCCGATAAGAATGTCTGTGCTGCCTTTTGTGCGCCAAcatgtaataaatattcatacacGTACAAGGCTAACctggaataataaatattttttaagtatgaaaaatatatgttactatatttttacaaaattattttaatgtacttcaagaaatttctattaattaacATTCAATTTTTATCAACTTTAGCCCTAAACAGTGTAgccattatttacaaaaatatataaaacaacaatcatttTGTTTAACAAACACAcgaattgaaatatttgcatatgtgtc
This region includes:
- the Ssdp gene encoding sequence-specific single-stranded DNA-binding protein isoform X1 yields the protein MYAKGKGSTVPSDSQAREKLALYVYEYLLHVGAQKAAQTFLSEIRWEKNITLGEPPGFLHSWWCVFWDLYSAAPERRESCEHSSEAKAFHDYGFVNSGYGVNGIAHNAGPAPSPIGQMPPNDGMPGGPMPPAFFSNNSTMRPSPPTHPSSQPSPQHPQPPPPPHSQMMSTQFLGPRYPAGPRPGVRMPQMGNDFNGPPGQPMMPNSMDPTRQGEAGEFVGWQAPPGMNPMNPRMNPPRGPGMAPMGPGSYGPGMRGPPPNSSLGPGGPGGPGMPPMSMAGGRQQWQPNTSTPMNYSSSSPGNYGGPPGSTGPPGPGTPIMPSPQDSSNSGGENMYTMMKPVPGGNMPGDFPMSGGPEGGPMGPMGPNTMGPVLNGDGLDGMKNSPANGGPGTPREDSGSGMGDYNLGGFGGPGENDQTESAAILKIKESMQEEAKRFEKDSDHPDYFIQ
- the Ssdp gene encoding sequence-specific single-stranded DNA-binding protein isoform X2, whose protein sequence is MYAKGKGSTVPSDSQAREKLALYVYEYLLHVGAQKAAQTFLSEIRWEKNITLGEPPGFLHSWWCVFWDLYSAAPERRESCEHSSEAKAFHDYGFVNSGYGVNGIAHNAGPAPSPIGQMPPNDGMPGGPMPPAFFSNNSTMRPSPPTHPSSQPSPQHPQPPPPPHSQMMSTQFLGPRYPAGPRPGVRMPQMGNDFNGPPGQPMMPNSMDPTRQGEAGEFVGWQAPPGMNPMNPRMNPPRGPGMAPMGPGSYGPGMRGPPPNSSLGPGGPGGPGMPPMSMAGGRQQWQPNTSTPMNYSSSSPGNYGGPPGSTGPPGPGTPIMPSPQDSSNSGGENMYTMMKPVPGGNMPGDFPMSGGPEGGPMGPMGPNTMGPVLNGDGLDGMKNSPANGGPGTPREDSGSGMGDYNLGGFGGPGENFF
- the Ssdp gene encoding sequence-specific single-stranded DNA-binding protein isoform X3 — translated: MYAKGKGSTVPSDSQAREKLALYVYEYLLHVGAQKAAQTFLSEIRWEKNITLGEPPGFLHSWWCVFWDLYSAAPERRESCEHSSEAKAFHDYGFVNSGYGVNGIAHNAGPAPSPIGQMPPNDGMPGGPMPPAFFSFLGPRYPAGPRPGVRMPQMGNDFNGPPGQPMMPNSMDPTRQGEAGEFVGWQAPPGMNPMNPRMNPPRGPGMAPMGPGSYGPGMRGPPPNSSLGPGGPGGPGMPPMSMAGGRQQWQPNTSTPMNYSSSSPGNYGGPPGSTGPPGPGTPIMPSPQDSSNSGGENMYTMMKPVPGGNMPGDFPMSGGPEGGPMGPMGPNTMGPVLNGDGLDGMKNSPANGGPGTPREDSGSGMGDYNLGGFGGPGENDQTESAAILKIKESMQEEAKRFEKDSDHPDYFIQ